The DNA region TGTGCCCGGCTCGGATGGGCGCTGGACGCGACCCCGGTGGTTAGCGCTGTCGGGCGGCCGGTGGAGACCGTGCTCCCGGAATTGTCCGGTGGCCGTAGGCTTCTCGTCCTGAGCTCCGACGAGCACACACCCGCGTCGGTGGCTGCACTATTGGCGCGCAATGGATTCGGCGAGTCGACCCTCACCGTTCTGGAGCAGCTGGGCGGACCCGGCGAACGCGTCCTGGCCGGTTCGGCCGCGCACTGGGAGCACCCCGCCGGGGACGCGTTGAACATCGTCGCCATCGACTGTGTCGCCGCCCCCTCGGCCGCGCGCCTGACCCGCATCCCCGGCCTGCCGGACGAGGTCTACGGCGGTGACGGCCAGCTCACCAAGTCCGAGGTGCGCGCCCTCACCCTGTCCGCCCTCGCTCCCGCGCCCGGCGAACTGCTGTGGGATGTCGGCGGCGGTTCGGGCACCATCGCGATCGAATGGTGCCGCACCGACCCGTCCTGCCGCGCGATCACTTTCGAACGCCTGGAAAGCCGCCGCAAGCAGATCGCAGAGAACGCCGCGGAGCTCGGCGTCCCGGCCGTCGGCGTCCACGGCGCGGCCCCCGGCGCATTCGCCGACCTGCCCGCGCCGGATGCGATCTTCATCGGTGGCGGCCTGACCCAGCCCGACATGTTCGACGCCTGCTGGTCCCGCCTGCGCCCCGGCGGCCGCCTGGTCGCGAGCGCGGTCACCGCCGAATCCGATGCCCTGCTGCTGCAACTGGCCGACCGCCACGGTGGCGCCCTGCGCCGCTTCCAGATCTACCGCGCTGAACCACTCGGCGGTTTCACCGCGTGGCGCCCCCAACTCCCGGTCACCCAGTGGGCCGTCGTGAAGCCCACTGCGGCGCAAGGCTGATCGGGCTGGAAGCCGTTCGGCTCCGGAGTTCGACAGGTACCGCGTGGTCGGGCCACACGAGAAGCGCGCGGCGGCCTTCGATTGCGGCACGCCCCCGACCGTGGTGGTCGGAGGCGCTGGCGGGTCGGGGGCCGCACCGCGGTGTCATCCGAATCGATGGGTGGGGTGTTACCGGATCACGCCCGCGAGGGCGTCAGCCGACCGGGGGCATGAGGGCGAGGGGGCCGGGTTCGAAGACGGTGACGAGGACGACGAGGTTGCCGTAGGGGGCCGAGCCGTTGGCGAGGCGGTGGGCGGCGCGGGCGAGGGACATCCGCCAGCCGTATTTGGCCTCGATGCCGGCCTGGATCTTGGCGACGAAGTCCTCCGTGCTGACCAGGTTGGCGTGGCCCATCAGCTGGCGGCTGCCGACCGAGGGGTTGCCGCGCCAGTCGCCGGGCTGCACCAGCACGCGATTGTCGAGGGCGAGCTGTTCGGCCTCCGCGGCGTAGGACGAGACCCGGAACGCGAGCCCGTTGTCGCCGAACGGGATGACCAGTCGGGGCGCGGTCACCAGCTTCCGGTCTCCCAGGGTCCGGGTGACGAGCGCGGTTTTCGCGTCCTGCCAGACCGCGGCGGGTCCGGTCGCCGCCGCCTCGATCGTTATGGCCGCCGGTGTCGCCGTGGGTCGCGCGAACTGGGTGCGGGCGGGTGCCGCGCCGATCGTCATGTCGGTCATCGCCTTCGATCCTTCCGTGCCGATTCCACTGCCGGGCTCGGTGCCGGACGCGCGGCGAACCGGTGCGTCCACACACCACACAGAGTTTGCCGCGCATTCGCTCATCAGGCGGCGACCCTGCAACTGTCGGCCGCTCCGCCCCATTGGCGCAAGCGCGACACACGGGGCCGCCCATTGAGTTTCACCACTTGTCACATGTGGGCCAGGTCGTCCCAACGCATCTCGACAACGCCGAACCCTCTCAACCGATAGTCCCGGCGTTTCGCGATTCTGGCAACGTCACTGGTCAGACGGGTCTGGATATGTAGCCGAAAAGTCGCTCGCCCCGGCGTCGGTGCGCCGCAGGCACATCCGCGACAGCTTCCGGCCCGACCGGCTGACCGTGCATACCGGGCAAGATCCGCATAGGTCCGCGAGGAGCGGCCCGCGCCTCGCGTGCCATGCCGTCGCGCGGTACAGAGCGGTCTGTGAACCGACGCCTGTCGCGTGCTGTGATCGGGGCCGAATTGCCTTCGCGCCGTGTGGAACAAGGTTGTTTGACCTGTTGGGGGCCGGTTTCGCCTAGGCTGGCGCTCGTGAGTGCTGCCGTGTCGCGAACGATTGCTTTGCCGCACTGCCGGGTGAGTTACGCCGAGTACGGTGCGGAGGATGGGATGCCGGTGCTGTACTGCCACGGCGTGCCCGGAACGCATGTGGAGGGTGAGGCGTTCCACGACGCCGGCCGGGCCGCCGGGGTGCGCGTCATCGCGGTGGACCGGCCGGGTATGGCGCAATCATCGCTACCGGCGGGGGAGCAGGTCGCGGACTGGGCGGCCACCGTGGCCGCGCTCGCGGACCAGTTGGGCCTGAGCCGTTTCGGCGTGATCGGCGTGAGCGGCGGTGGACCGTTCGCCCTCGCCATCGCGGCCCGCCTGCCCGATCGGGTGACCGGCGTGGCCCTCGTGTCCGCGCCCGCCCCGTCGAGCGAACAGCCTGACGCCGAGGAACTGGACCCGGTCGCGTTGCGCCGGCGCAAAGGCCTCAACGTCTTGCGCCGCGTCCCTTTCCTCGTGCATCCGATGGCACTGGAGATGTCGGTGGTGATCCGCCGCCGCAATGGCGTGGCCGGCCTGGTGTCGCAGATGGCGCCGGTGGACCGCAGTCGCGTGGAGGCCGACCCGGAGTTGTCCGCCAAGCTCGACGTCAACCTCCGTCGCAGTTTCGAGCAGGGCAGTCGCGGTTTCGCCGCCGACATCCGCCTGGTCTTCACCCGCGCCTGGGGCTTCGACCTGCACGAGGTGCGGGTGCCGGTGCAGGTCTGGCACGGCGACGCCGACGGCAATGTCCCCGCCGCCGACGCTCGGCGACTGGCCGCCGCGCTGCCGCAGGCCCACCTGCACGTGGTGCCCGGCGCGGGCCATCTGTTGTTCGTGGATCGCGCCGCCGACATCCTGGCCTCACTGCGCACCGAGGTGCTGTGAGCCGGATCGCCCGGCCGTAGCGTCCGGGAATGCCGGGGTTCCCGCGCCGCTTACAGGAGCGGGAGGGATCGGCTCTGGAGGCGGACGATGGCGGTGAGTGAGGCGGCGGTCCGGGTGGTGCCCGGCCCCGAGCGCGGGCACTGGTGGAACGAGTGGCTCGATTCCAAGCAGTCGTTCCCGGCCACCGGCAATTTCGACCTGGTGGCGAACGCGCACGGTCTGCTCATGATCCACAACGAGGACGTCGTCGACCCCGGCGAGGGTTTCGACACCCATCAGCATCGGGACATGGAGATCGTGACCTGGGTGCTCGAAGGCACTGTCGTGCACCAGGATTCGGCGGGCCACTCGGGTCTGATCCATCCCGGCATGGCGCAGCGGATGAGCGCGGGCACCGGGATCCTGCATTCGGAACGCAATGGCGCGGGCCGCGCCGAGCGCGAGCGCCTGCACGTGGTGCAGATGTGGGTGCCGCCGCACGAACCCGGGGTGACGCCCGGCTATCAGGAACTCGATATCGCCGCGGAGCTGACCGGAAACTCGCTGTTCACCGTCGCGTCCGGCCTGCCTCGCGACCGGGACCGGACCGCCATCACCATCGGCAACAAATACGCGGCTTTCCACGTGGCGAGACTCGAGCCGGGGCATTCGGTGCTGATTCCGGACGCCCCCTTCGGCCACGTGTTCGTGGCGCGGGGCAGTGTCGAGTTCGAGGGTTCGGGCGTCCTGACTCAGGGCGACGCCGTCCGCCTGACCGCGAGCGGTGGCCATCGGGTGACCGCTGTCGAGCCGAGTGAACTGCTCGTGTGGGAGATGCACGCGAGTTTCGCGCGACCGCCCTCCGGGCCATGCACAGACCGCTCCGACCGGGTGGAAAACGCCCGGCAAACGCATCGCGACACGCCGGAGCGATCGAAATTGTGCGCACGACGTCGGCGTGGATGCCTGGTCAGGAGTAGTTCACTGGGTGAGCTCAATGTGTGCTCAGGCACCCTTTGCGGAGGTTGGCGCTGGAATGTGGCATGCTTAGCCATGGGCAAGGGCTATTGAAGTGATGGCTCAGCCTTCAACAGGAAGAAACAAAAAGCAATGACGCAAGGCACTGTGAAGTGGTTTAACGGCGAAAAGGGATTCGGCTTCATCGCCCAGGACGGTGGCGGCGCCGATGTGTTCGTCCACTACTCCGCCATTTCGGGCTCCGGCTTCAAGTCCCTCGAAGAGGGCCAGCGCGTAGAGTTCGAGATCGGCCAGGGCCAGAAGGGTCCCCAGGCTCAGGACGTTCGCGCTATCTGATTCGGATAGCCAGGGGCTATCCAACCGATAGCCAAAGAAACCCGCGCTACGGCGCGGGTTTTTTGCATTCCGGAGGGGATTGCGGGGCTGGTCAGGCGTCATATCCGGTCGCGGCGGCACGAACCGAATCGACGTAGGCGCCGGAGTGGTTGTAGGACAGGATGGCTTGCCGCCAGTCCCGGGCGGTCGCCAGGTCCCGGCCACCGGCACACAGGTAGCGACCGGCGGCCAGGGCCGCGTCGTCGATATTGTCCGGACTGCCGGACAGGCTCGCGCCGGAGACTGGTTTGCCGGATTCCAGAGCCGAGGAGATGAGCCGGTAGTCCGCGTCGGCGTGGAACCCCAGCGTTGCCAGGTATCGGGGATGAACTGGAACGGGCCCATGGCGCGGGCGTAGACACCGCCGCCCGAGCGGGCCGTCGGATCGACGATGACCGCATTGCCCGCGGTGCCGTCGAGCGCGACACCGCGGATCACCGGGCGCACCGAGCCGTCGGCGGCGATGACCGCCCCGCCGAAACGGGCGTGATTGCTTTCCACCCGGGCGATTCCGGCCAGGGTGGTCCAGCCCAGGTGGCAGCCGGGTTGCGCCTTGGCCATCACGACCGCGGCGTAACCGTAGGACTGTAAGGCCCGCAACGGAATTCCGTACTTGTCGGACCGCACCCGCGCCCAGTCGTGGAGCTGGTCGAGCCGGTGCTCGACCGCTTCGAGCCGGATCGCGGGCATCGGGCCACCGGCGCCCGGCGGCGCCGGATCGGGAGTTCGATCGAGGCTGCCGCAGCCGGCGAGGGTCACCGCGGCTGCGGCGACCAGCAGAGTCCGCAGGGCGGGCGACGGACGCGAGATGGTCATTGGCACTCCGAATTCACTGGCGCAGAAGCTGTTTCGGATCGGGTTGCTCAGTTGCACGCACGCGCCGTCGACGGATCGGCGATCGGCTTGGCCGCTGTCACCGGTGCGGGATGCGGCGGCGTCGTGGTCGGCGGGTTCGTGTGCGCGGGCTGTGACGGCGGCTTGAGTGCGGTCGTGGACGGGGTGCCGCACCGCGGTGTCGTGGTGCGGGGAGTGGTCGACGCGGGACGGTTGGAGGTCGGCGTCGGGCGTGCGGTGGTCGGCGTCGGCCGGGAAGTTGTCGTCACTCCGGGAGTTGTGGTCGCCGTGGGCGGCGTGGTTGTGACCGCCGTCGTGGTGACTGGAGCCGTCGTGGTGACCGGGGGCGCACTGGTCGTGGTGGGCGTCGTAGTTGCCGGGACCTGAGTGGTCGTGACCGGAGTGGTTGTCGCGACCGGCGTTGTCGTCGTGACTGGCGTGGTCGTCGCAACCGGCGTGGTCGTCGCGACCGGCGTGGTCGGAGTGATGGTGACCGTGGTCGCCACGGGATCCGGCATCGTCGTGGTGATGGTCGTCGTGACGGGCGTGGTGACATCGGTGGCGGTCGGTGGGCTCAGCGACAGTGTCGCGTTGGCGCTCACGCTGATCGAGAGGCTCGGCTGCGTCGTCGTCCCCGGGTCGGTGGTCGTCGGCGGCGGGGTGTCGGTGGCGACGGGGGTGTCCGTCGTGACCGGCGTGGTGGTCTCGGCTGCCGGGGTGGTCGCGCCGTCACCGGGGTCGCCGCCGGCGGGTGTGTCGCTGCCCGGTTCGTCGGAATCTGCCGGGACCGGTACGTCGCCCGGTGTTTCCGAGACCTCGGCCAGCGGGGTGACCTGACTCGAATCCAGTTGTGTGGAGGTGTCTTCGGTGGTCGAGGACGAGGCTTTGATATCGCCCGCCCCGTCCTCGGTGTGTGACTGCGCCGCGGCCACCGCGCCGATGGTGAGCGCCAGCAGTGCGCTGACGGCCAGGGCGCGCGGCAGGTACCGGGCCGGCCAGCGCCGGGTGGCGACGATGAAAGGTTCTGCGCTGGAATCGATCCGGTCGGTCGGGTTGCTGTCGAAGGGGTGCACCAGATGCGGCTTTCGATAGTCCTGGGTGGGTCGGTGATCGGGTTTCAGCCGCTGACGCTGGGCGAGCCGATCTCGATATGTCCGGTGAAGCGCTGTGACCAGCTCTTATCCGAGCTGACGGTGACGGTGAAGTCGTACCAGCCGTTGTTGTAGGCGATGGCGTTGAAGTAGTCGCTGACGGTTTTGCCCGCGGCCACCGCATACGTCCAGGGGCCGTCGGTGCGGTAGTGGTTGGAGGTGATGGTGAAGGTGACCGAGGCGGTCCCGGAGTTGGTCATGGCGAACCAGATCGCCTGCTTGCCGGTGTTGGGCGCGTTGGAGTAGGAGCTGGTGACCTGGACCGTCTTCCCGGCGGTGGTCACGTTGCCCTGGAAGCGGCGCAGGAACCGGTTGGGGCCGACGACGGTCAGGTCGTAGGCGCCGTTGCCGTAGCCGGTGCCGACCTCGTAGAAGTCGCCGGCGGTGCCGCCCGCGGGGACGGTGTACTGCCAGGGTCCGCCGCCGCGGAAAGCATTGGCGTACACGGCGAAATGTGCCGCGCGGGTCGCGGGTGTTCCGGTGTTCGCGAAGTTGATCCAGGCGCGGGCCTCGCCATTGGTCCCGAAGGTGTAGTGGTCGAGGTAGGCGTTGGGCTGGTACGGCAGCGCGCGGGCCGGGCGGGTGCCGGATTCCTGGGCGGGCAGCGCGTTCGTGGTGGGGGAGGGTGACTTCTGGGTCGAGCATTTGGCCGCGCCGATCACCGTCGAGGTGTCGGGCAGGGTGGGCAGTCCGGTGACCGGGGCGGCGAAGTTGAACACTCCGGTCAGGTCACCGCACACCGAACGTCGCCAGGCGCTGATGTTCGGGCAGGTGGCCTTCTTGCCGAGGGCGGTGGTCCAGGTTTCCAGGAAGCGCAGCACCGAGGTGTGGTCGAACACTTCCGAACTCACCCAGCCGCCGCGCGTCCATGGCGAGATCACGATGAGCGGCACCCGGAAGCCGAGGCCGACGGGGACGCCGTTGATGAATTCGTCGGCGGTGCCGCCGGGCGCGATGGGCGGCGGCACGTGATCGAAGAGTCCGTCGTTCTCGTCGTAGTTGAGGATCAGGACGGTCGAGTTGAAGACGTTCGGATCGGCGTTGATCGCGTTGATCACGTTGTGCACGAAGTGCGCACCGTCGTTCGGCGGGGCGTCGGGGTGTTCGGAGGAACCTTGGTCGGGCACCACCCACGACACCTGCGGCAGGGTGCCCGCGAGTACGTCGGCCTTCATGGCGGCCACGATGTCGTCGGGGGTCTTGCCGGTGGCCTTCGGGACCGAGCCCATGCCGTTCACCGCGAGCGGGCTGCCGGGTGCGGCGCTGGTGAACTGCTGGAAGTAGGCGAGTGCGTTGTCGCCGTAGTTGTCCGCCGCGTTCTGGTAGACCTTCCAACTGATTCCGGCGTTCTGCAGTGTCTCGGCGTAGGTCTGCCAGCGCAGCCCGGATTCGTCGCCGCCGTCGCTGGCGGGGCCGCCCGCGGTGCCGGCCGGATCGATCCAGCCGCTCCAGTGGTAGGTGCGGTTGGGGCCGGTGGCGCTGAGCACCGAGCAGAAGTAGGAGTCGCAGATGGTCCAGTTGTCGGCGAGCGCGTAGTGGAACGGAATGTCGTTGCGCGTCAGGTAGCCCATGGTGCGGACGCTGCCCTTGGCCGACACCCAGGCGTCGAGACGGCCGTTGTTCCACGCGGCGTGCTGGTCCGACCAGGCGTGCGGCAGGTCGCCGTCGCATTGGGCCGCGGTCTGGGCGGCGGTCCCGCCCGCCCCGCTCAGGGCCCAAGGGTATTGCCGCCCACCGCCATTGGGCTGATTGAACACGCTGTTGCCGCCGGACAGCAGGATGGTGCCGCGATCCCCGAACCCGCGTACGCCCTTGAGCGTCCCGAAATAGTGGTCGAACGAACGGTTTTCCTGCATCAGGATCACCACGTGCTTGACATCGGAGATCGTGCCGGAGGCCGCGCCCGCGACGGCGGGCGGCAACCCGCCGGTGGCGACCACGCCCGCGGCCGCCGCGGCCGAGGCGCCGAGAAAACGGCGGCGATTCAAGGGTGACAAGACGAGTGCTCCTGTTCGGGTCGAGAACGCCAGAACGTTCGCACCGCCGCGTGGCCGTCTGTCCGCCTCTCCTTGGCCGCGAGGTGAAGCTTGTACTGCTACAGATGAATGACCAGTGAACCGCGCGCGAGTCGGCCGCGGGTCTGGCCAACCACCACGGCAACGGCGGACGATGAATACATACGGCTTAGTTCGTGGGCGCCTGCTTCCAGCGCCCCACTTTGACAGCACCTCGGAGGTGCAGGCACAGCTCGGCATGAAGGAAATGTTCGAAATGACCGCCAGAATCGCGAGTTCGCTCGCCGCAACCGCAATCCTGCTAGCCCTCGGGGTCGGCGCAGCCGCCTCCGCGTCCGCTGTCGCCGGCGACGCTCAGCGTGTGGACGGATCGATCGGCCTCTGCTTCACCATCCCGGTGGGGTCGGCCGATCTGGTGTGGTGCTTGTGATTCAGCGCGATTCGCCCAGGGCGCCGGGGACTTGCAGCTGAACCTTGCTCACAGCGGTTTCTCAGCGGTCGGTTGGCAGGCTGTCGGCGTGATAAACCATGCGACAGTGGATGTTTCGCCCACCCGGTCGATGCTGAGCAAAGTTCCCGAGGTCAGTGCGCTGTTCTGGCTGATCAAGATCCTCTCCACCGGGATGGGGGAGACCTTCTCCGACTTCCTGGTCAACAGCCTGCCGCCGGAGCTCGCGGTCGGCGGGGGCCTGTTGCTGCTGATCGGCAGCCTGTGGTTGCAGTTCCGCGCACCCCGGTACCGGGTATGGACTTACTGGACCGCGGTGGTGATGGTGAGCATCGTGGGCACGATGGTCGCCGACATCGTGGATTTCGTGCTGGGTATTCCGTTGCCCGCGTCGACATTCGCCTTCGCGCTGGTGCTCGCGGGAATCCTGGCGCTGTGGTTCCGCAGCGAGAAGACGCTGTCGATCCACAGCATCACGACCCGCCGCCGGGAGGGCTTCTACTGGGCGACGGTGATGACCACCTTCGCGCTGGGCACCGTCGCCGGTGACCTGACGGCGGCCACCCTGCACCTGGGCTATCTGCCTTCGGCGGTGCTGTTCGCGGTGGCGATCGCCGTTCCGGCCGCCGCCCACCGATGGTTCGGCATGGGCGCGGTAGCCGCGTTCTGGTCGGCCTACGTGGTGACCCGCCCGCTGGGCGCATCGATCACCGACTGGCTCGCGTCCTCGCGCGCGGACGGGCTCGGCCTGGGCACCGGCTGGGTGACACTGGCTGTCACGCTCCCGATGCTCGCGGGAATCGCGGTTCTGGCCCGGGCGAAGCCTCTCAAGCCACAGATGAACGACCGGTGACCCCGGGCGAGTCGGCAGGCTGATTGGATCGACGATCATCGGGTAGTACCCGAGCATGATGATGTCGAGCAAGCACGGTGCGCGCAGACGCAGCCCGGCGGCCGCCGAAATCGCCGCGGTGTGGCCGGACCCGAGTCCACTGAGCGAATGGTGGGACCACGTGATGCTCGTGAAGCGTTCGAAATCGGCCGGCGACGGCGAAACCACGGGTATATCAGGTGAATTCGACTCCGATGCCTGACCGGCGCGGGCAGCCTGTCGAACCGTCCGTCGAGGGCCACGGTGAGTTCTTTCGGACTGGTTCGGTAGATCGGGGCGGAGCTGGACGCGTAGTACTCGTCGATCGTGGAAGCGTTTGAGGACGGTCTCACCGGGTACGCGGAGGGTGTTCATACTGGACGGACAGTTCCGAACGTTGGGCTCGCCTGGTGCCGCGACGATCGAGAAGTAGGCAGTGTTCGCATGACGGACGGAATCGCAGGGACGACAACCGGTATGACTCAGGTCGGAGTCCAGGTACCGGCCGAGCCGTCACAGCTGATGATGCTGCGGGCGCTGTGCGACACCGTCGCGTTGATCGCCGACTTCGCGCTCGACGAGGTAGCCGATATCCGGCTGGCGCTCGACGAGGTTGTCACCTGGTTGATCCTGGACGCCGCCCCCGACGCGAATGTGGACTGCCGATTCGTCTATGACAGCCGATGCATGGTCGTCTACATTTCGTCGGTCACTCGATCGGAACACGCACTGACGGACACGAACCTGTGCCGGCAGATCGTGCAGCGTCTGACCGACACGCTGTACACGGCGCAGGAACCGTTCGACAGAGATCACTCGGGATACCCGACCTCGATCGCATTCAGCTGGTTACGGCGATCCGCGCGGGATCGATGGCGCGCGCGGGGTTCGGAGTGGACCCGCTGATCGGGAATGGCGCCTCGACGGCGACATGCACGGCACCGATCGAACTATCCCCGCGAAATGTGGTCGGTGAGAATCGATTGGGGCCGGATCTCGCCGTTGACGAGCTGCCGGGCGACGTCGGAGAGGCGGGTGCTGCGGTGGCGTCCGTAGGACCGCAAGGCCTGGAATGCCTGGTCCAT from Nocardia tengchongensis includes:
- the cbiE gene encoding precorrin-6y C5,15-methyltransferase (decarboxylating) subunit CbiE; the protein is MTDAPLPSLPIPVIGIGADGWDGLGGPARRAIAACEVLLGSARQLALIPDGETGAERVPWPSPLMPALPGLLQQYAGRKLGVLASGDPMFFGIGVTLTKLVGAQALRVLPQPSSVSLACARLGWALDATPVVSAVGRPVETVLPELSGGRRLLVLSSDEHTPASVAALLARNGFGESTLTVLEQLGGPGERVLAGSAAHWEHPAGDALNIVAIDCVAAPSAARLTRIPGLPDEVYGGDGQLTKSEVRALTLSALAPAPGELLWDVGGGSGTIAIEWCRTDPSCRAITFERLESRRKQIAENAAELGVPAVGVHGAAPGAFADLPAPDAIFIGGGLTQPDMFDACWSRLRPGGRLVASAVTAESDALLLQLADRHGGALRRFQIYRAEPLGGFTAWRPQLPVTQWAVVKPTAAQG
- a CDS encoding alpha/beta fold hydrolase; this encodes MSAAVSRTIALPHCRVSYAEYGAEDGMPVLYCHGVPGTHVEGEAFHDAGRAAGVRVIAVDRPGMAQSSLPAGEQVADWAATVAALADQLGLSRFGVIGVSGGGPFALAIAARLPDRVTGVALVSAPAPSSEQPDAEELDPVALRRRKGLNVLRRVPFLVHPMALEMSVVIRRRNGVAGLVSQMAPVDRSRVEADPELSAKLDVNLRRSFEQGSRGFAADIRLVFTRAWGFDLHEVRVPVQVWHGDADGNVPAADARRLAAALPQAHLHVVPGAGHLLFVDRAADILASLRTEVL
- a CDS encoding cold-shock protein — encoded protein: MTQGTVKWFNGEKGFGFIAQDGGGADVFVHYSAISGSGFKSLEEGQRVEFEIGQGQKGPQAQDVRAI
- a CDS encoding phosphocholine-specific phospholipase C; its protein translation is MSPLNRRRFLGASAAAAAGVVATGGLPPAVAGAASGTISDVKHVVILMQENRSFDHYFGTLKGVRGFGDRGTILLSGGNSVFNQPNGGGRQYPWALSGAGGTAAQTAAQCDGDLPHAWSDQHAAWNNGRLDAWVSAKGSVRTMGYLTRNDIPFHYALADNWTICDSYFCSVLSATGPNRTYHWSGWIDPAGTAGGPASDGGDESGLRWQTYAETLQNAGISWKVYQNAADNYGDNALAYFQQFTSAAPGSPLAVNGMGSVPKATGKTPDDIVAAMKADVLAGTLPQVSWVVPDQGSSEHPDAPPNDGAHFVHNVINAINADPNVFNSTVLILNYDENDGLFDHVPPPIAPGGTADEFINGVPVGLGFRVPLIVISPWTRGGWVSSEVFDHTSVLRFLETWTTALGKKATCPNISAWRRSVCGDLTGVFNFAAPVTGLPTLPDTSTVIGAAKCSTQKSPSPTTNALPAQESGTRPARALPYQPNAYLDHYTFGTNGEARAWINFANTGTPATRAAHFAVYANAFRGGGPWQYTVPAGGTAGDFYEVGTGYGNGAYDLTVVGPNRFLRRFQGNVTTAGKTVQVTSSYSNAPNTGKQAIWFAMTNSGTASVTFTITSNHYRTDGPWTYAVAAGKTVSDYFNAIAYNNGWYDFTVTVSSDKSWSQRFTGHIEIGSPSVSG
- a CDS encoding anti-sigma factor, whose amino-acid sequence is MTQVGVQVPAEPSQLMMLRALCDTVALIADFALDEVADIRLALDEVVTWLILDAAPDANVDCRFVYDSRCMVVYISSVTRSEHALTDTNLCRQIVQRLTDTLYTAQEPFDRDHSGYPTSIAFSWLRRSARDRWRARGSEWTR